One segment of Marvinbryantia formatexigens DSM 14469 DNA contains the following:
- a CDS encoding S1C family serine protease, producing the protein MQKKKFELMTIRQNRMNKKRLGYRLLLTGGIVTGMLGSMYMNHGQTVNAASSQTGTVKEVQLLSKKDSGGTENKGSLDVSDIVKATMPSVVSITTKTVQEVQDYFGMYSFGGSSTLQQEVEGSGSGIIIGQSGEELLMVTNNHVVENADTVTITFADDKSYEAQVKGTDSDSDLAVVSVKLDDISDDTKKQISVATVGDSDEIEVGEQVLAIGNALGYGQSVTTGIVSAKNRTLSKSNSTEDTDDGNVKLIQTDAAINPGNSGGPLLNMDGEVIGINSVKMASSGIEGMGYAIAISDVKDRLTGLMNETTREKVDTKEQGTLGIRGETVSNDAIQMYGIPEGVFVSEVTDGAAAENGGIQKNDIITEFDGKKIKSIRDLKNVLEYYKTGESVDITLKRFGAGEYSEVNVTVTLD; encoded by the coding sequence ATGCAGAAGAAAAAATTTGAACTTATGACGATAAGACAGAACAGAATGAACAAAAAGCGGCTTGGATATAGATTGCTCTTAACAGGCGGTATCGTTACCGGAATGCTGGGTTCCATGTACATGAATCATGGACAGACTGTGAATGCGGCATCTTCCCAGACCGGGACCGTGAAAGAGGTTCAGCTATTAAGTAAGAAGGACAGCGGGGGCACAGAAAATAAAGGAAGCCTGGATGTATCTGATATTGTGAAAGCAACCATGCCATCCGTGGTATCCATTACTACCAAAACCGTGCAGGAAGTACAGGATTACTTTGGAATGTATTCGTTTGGAGGCAGTTCTACACTGCAGCAGGAAGTGGAAGGCAGCGGTTCCGGTATCATTATCGGACAAAGCGGAGAGGAGCTTCTGATGGTAACGAATAATCATGTAGTCGAAAATGCGGATACCGTGACGATTACTTTTGCGGATGACAAGTCGTATGAAGCGCAGGTGAAAGGAACGGATTCAGACAGTGACCTGGCGGTTGTTTCTGTGAAGCTGGATGATATATCGGATGATACAAAAAAACAGATTTCTGTTGCCACTGTCGGGGATTCAGATGAAATAGAAGTGGGCGAGCAGGTTCTGGCAATCGGGAATGCTCTTGGTTACGGACAGTCTGTAACAACCGGAATCGTAAGCGCGAAGAACCGTACGTTGTCAAAAAGCAACAGCACAGAAGATACGGATGACGGGAACGTAAAGCTGATTCAGACAGATGCCGCCATTAATCCGGGAAACAGCGGCGGACCGCTTCTGAACATGGATGGCGAGGTCATTGGTATCAATTCTGTAAAAATGGCATCTTCCGGAATTGAGGGAATGGGATATGCAATCGCCATTTCTGATGTGAAAGATAGGCTGACGGGGCTTATGAACGAGACAACCAGAGAGAAGGTAGATACGAAGGAGCAGGGAACACTTGGCATCAGGGGAGAAACCGTTTCTAATGATGCGATTCAGATGTACGGCATACCGGAAGGCGTGTTCGTGTCAGAGGTTACGGATGGCGCTGCCGCGGAAAACGGCGGCATTCAGAAGAACGATATTATTACAGAATTTGACGGAAAAAAGATAAAGTCTATCCGCGACCTGAAAAATGTGCTGGAATATTATAAAACCGGGGAAAGTGTTGACATCACATTGAAAAGGTTTGGCGCTGGAGAATACAGTGAAGTGAATGTCACGGTGACACTGGATTAA
- a CDS encoding MATE family efflux transporter, which yields MDFLKDKIKPIYFKYLGAAFGSALISSIYGVVDMAMVGQYQGPEGTAALAVVSPVWNIIYSLGLLMGIGGSVMFSTLRGKSEKNRKKSNEYFTAALIGVSILAVLTWLCVIFFDDELLRLFGAEETLLPLAKEYLFPVKFVVPSFLFTQLMAAFLRNDGEPQLATKAVLTGGIFNVFGDWFFVFALDMGIMGAGLATAMGSVFSLIIMLTHFAGKKNTIRLEKPEKLFSMLKTISVTGFSTFFIDVAMGILTMLFNRQILRYLGTDALSVYGIIINISTFVQCCAYSIGQASQPIISTNYGAGKGERIKETLKYAVGTAVVFGVIWTALAEGVPNLFVRIFMTPTEEILRIAPSIIRRYGLSFLLLPLNIFSTYYFQAVMKPAISFIVSVGRGAVISGIFILALPALAGGDAIWFSMPLTELIVAVYVVIMMVRCTGRLRTEKRSSGL from the coding sequence ATGGATTTTCTGAAAGACAAGATTAAACCAATATACTTCAAATACCTGGGGGCAGCTTTTGGAAGCGCCCTGATATCGTCGATTTATGGCGTGGTCGATATGGCGATGGTAGGGCAATACCAGGGACCGGAAGGGACAGCGGCTCTGGCGGTCGTCAGTCCGGTGTGGAACATCATTTACAGCCTGGGCCTGCTGATGGGAATTGGCGGCTCCGTTATGTTCAGCACACTGAGAGGAAAATCGGAGAAGAACCGCAAAAAGTCGAATGAATATTTTACGGCAGCCCTGATTGGGGTAAGTATATTAGCGGTACTTACATGGTTGTGTGTTATTTTCTTTGATGACGAGCTGCTGCGGCTTTTCGGAGCGGAGGAGACGCTGCTGCCGCTGGCAAAGGAATACCTTTTTCCGGTAAAGTTTGTGGTGCCGAGCTTTCTGTTTACCCAGCTTATGGCGGCGTTTCTGCGCAATGACGGGGAGCCGCAGCTTGCGACAAAGGCTGTTCTGACCGGTGGAATATTCAATGTGTTTGGTGACTGGTTCTTTGTATTTGCCCTGGACATGGGAATTATGGGAGCAGGTCTTGCCACCGCTATGGGCTCTGTTTTTTCGCTGATTATCATGCTGACGCATTTTGCGGGCAAAAAGAATACCATCCGGCTGGAAAAACCCGAAAAGCTGTTTTCCATGCTGAAGACTATCAGCGTGACCGGCTTTTCCACATTCTTTATAGATGTGGCGATGGGAATTCTTACAATGCTGTTTAACCGTCAGATACTGAGATATCTGGGAACAGATGCGCTGTCCGTTTATGGTATTATTATTAACATCAGTACCTTTGTACAGTGCTGTGCCTACAGCATCGGGCAGGCTTCCCAGCCGATTATTTCCACCAACTATGGGGCGGGAAAGGGAGAGCGGATAAAAGAGACTTTAAAATATGCGGTGGGCACCGCGGTGGTGTTCGGGGTAATCTGGACAGCCCTGGCAGAGGGCGTTCCGAACCTGTTTGTGCGGATTTTTATGACCCCGACAGAAGAAATACTGAGGATTGCGCCGTCTATCATCAGGAGATATGGTCTTTCCTTTTTGCTTCTGCCGCTTAACATCTTTTCGACCTACTACTTCCAGGCAGTGATGAAGCCTGCTATATCGTTTATTGTATCGGTGGGCAGGGGAGCGGTAATCAGCGGTATATTCATCCTGGCGCTGCCTGCGCTGGCAGGCGGGGATGCGATATGGTTTTCCATGCCGCTCACAGAGCTGATTGTTGCGGTTTACGTGGTTATTATGATGGTGAGGTGTACCGGGAGGCTCAGGACAGAAAAGCGTTCCTCCGGTCTGTGA
- a CDS encoding response regulator transcription factor, which produces MKKESILIIEDDPDIREGVRILLEGEDYTVTEAENGRKGLELLNAETDLVILDVMMPGMSGIRTCEEIRKVSNVPVLFLTAKSQESGKLIGLMAGGDDYLPKPFSYSELLGRVKALLRRYRVYRGKKEDDEDADACLEMAGVRVHKVFNDVEVRGKKVDLSDIEYQMLLLMMKYPGKIFSAQNLYESVWDEPYFYTCNSTVMVHIRKLRVKIEENPQEPRLIQTVWGKGYRFGVDDE; this is translated from the coding sequence ATGAAAAAAGAAAGTATTTTAATTATTGAGGATGACCCGGATATCCGGGAGGGAGTCCGGATTCTTCTGGAAGGCGAAGATTATACGGTCACGGAAGCAGAAAATGGCAGGAAAGGTCTGGAGCTTCTGAATGCAGAAACGGACCTGGTGATTCTGGATGTGATGATGCCTGGAATGTCGGGAATCCGCACATGCGAAGAAATCCGGAAGGTATCCAATGTTCCGGTGCTGTTCTTAACGGCAAAATCACAGGAATCAGGTAAACTGATTGGTCTGATGGCAGGGGGAGACGACTATCTGCCGAAGCCATTTTCGTATTCCGAGTTACTGGGCAGAGTAAAAGCGCTGCTTCGGAGATACAGGGTTTACCGCGGAAAAAAAGAGGATGATGAAGACGCGGATGCATGTCTGGAAATGGCGGGAGTCCGGGTGCATAAAGTGTTTAACGATGTGGAGGTACGCGGGAAAAAGGTGGATTTGTCAGATATTGAATATCAGATGCTGCTTCTTATGATGAAGTATCCGGGGAAGATTTTTTCGGCACAGAACCTGTATGAAAGTGTCTGGGATGAACCTTATTTTTACACCTGCAACAGTACCGTTATGGTGCATATACGAAAACTGAGAGTAAAGATAGAAGAGAACCCGCAGGAACCCAGACTGATACAGACGGTATGGGGGAAAGGTTACCGGTTTGGAGTGGACGATGAATAA
- a CDS encoding sensor histidine kinase, which yields MNKRNSIYFRLLKLLVIAMTCTVIVYSGMEAVSAKLLEYYFEHSDYTSRQNDKRINNLQEYIRDNQIKASDAEELTRWVKKQSVVSIQVYRSGMLVYDSNYPEEEAIQETPSGREFYDWETYYILEFEDGQAEVILSGFYDYQIYWYVTLIGLLISFALFLVIVMLGIRKTMKYIRTLSTEIGILEGGDLNYEITVKGKDELAVLAQSLNSMRESFKAQIEQDAYLTQASRKMITEMSHDLRTPLTSIMLYTEILLKNKCRDEEQKISYIQKINHKARRLKKLSDHLFEYALITGETEVKLEGPYPVKAVFYDLLSETVSYLEQEQFHVALTFTWESYFIRINQGYVARIFDNLTSNIVKYADREAPVLIQSVSSQYSVGIAMKNRKKIPDGKNESNKIGLQNVQKMMEKMGGRFVLENDEKDFAVTLLFPIAASKCNKTLSVS from the coding sequence ATGAATAAACGAAATTCTATTTATTTCAGGCTTTTAAAATTGCTGGTCATTGCCATGACCTGTACGGTAATCGTATACTCCGGCATGGAGGCGGTCAGTGCAAAATTGCTGGAATATTATTTTGAGCACTCGGATTATACTTCCAGACAGAATGATAAGCGGATAAACAACCTCCAGGAGTATATCCGTGATAACCAGATTAAAGCGTCCGATGCAGAGGAACTGACCAGATGGGTAAAGAAACAGTCTGTGGTATCGATTCAGGTATATCGCAGCGGGATGCTGGTTTATGATTCAAATTATCCGGAAGAAGAAGCCATTCAGGAAACGCCGTCCGGAAGGGAATTTTACGACTGGGAAACTTATTATATTCTGGAGTTTGAGGACGGGCAGGCGGAAGTAATTCTGTCGGGGTTTTATGATTATCAGATATACTGGTACGTAACACTTATCGGGCTTCTGATTAGTTTTGCTCTTTTTCTTGTCATTGTCATGCTGGGAATCAGAAAAACGATGAAATATATCCGTACCCTGAGCACGGAAATCGGGATTCTGGAAGGCGGCGACCTGAATTATGAAATCACGGTAAAGGGAAAGGATGAGCTGGCTGTGCTCGCACAGAGCCTGAACAGTATGCGGGAGTCATTTAAGGCTCAGATAGAACAGGATGCTTATCTGACACAGGCAAGCAGGAAGATGATTACGGAGATGTCCCATGATCTACGTACACCGCTGACCTCTATCATGCTGTATACTGAAATTTTATTGAAAAATAAATGCAGGGATGAGGAACAGAAGATATCTTATATCCAGAAAATTAATCATAAGGCCAGGCGGCTGAAGAAGCTGTCAGACCATTTGTTTGAATATGCATTGATTACAGGAGAGACGGAAGTAAAGCTGGAAGGACCGTACCCTGTCAAGGCGGTTTTTTATGATTTGCTCTCGGAAACAGTTTCTTATCTGGAACAGGAGCAGTTTCATGTTGCTTTGACCTTTACATGGGAATCATATTTTATCCGGATTAATCAAGGCTATGTTGCCCGGATTTTTGACAATCTGACGTCAAATATAGTGAAATATGCGGACAGGGAAGCTCCGGTTCTGATTCAATCTGTCAGCTCACAATATAGTGTGGGAATCGCAATGAAAAACAGAAAAAAGATTCCGGACGGAAAAAATGAGAGTAATAAAATCGGTCTTCAGAATGTTCAGAAGATGATGGAAAAGATGGGAGGACGGTTTGTTTTAGAGAATGATGAGAAGGATTTTGCAGTGACGCTTTTATTTCCAATAGCTGCCTCAAAATGTAACAAAACTCTTTCAGTGTCATAA
- a CDS encoding S-adenosylmethionine synthetase N-terminal domain-containing protein, producing the protein MIEKVNPSHPDKLADRIAGAIVDLAYEIEADPRIATEVLIGHGQCHVIMETSVQIDRDAIHKAIYRIGGDIKPDILVVPQDTYLSKNQQGKLRCGDNGIFKGTPLTQEQKKLSEIARKIYREYPADGKYILDGDRLIICQSNAGSEALRAEYPHAEINPLGDWTGGTDVDTGATNRKLGSDMADSVTGGGLHGKDLSKADVSVNIHAFLKAQQTGKPVQLCCAIGDEEIDGMPYSEIVEEAKEYIRHIGGFEKLAEWGLF; encoded by the coding sequence ATGATAGAAAAAGTAAACCCCAGCCATCCTGATAAACTGGCGGACAGAATTGCCGGCGCGATTGTGGATCTGGCGTATGAAATCGAAGCTGACCCCCGGATAGCTACAGAGGTGCTGATTGGACATGGACAATGCCATGTGATTATGGAAACATCTGTACAGATAGACCGGGATGCCATTCATAAGGCAATTTATCGTATTGGCGGGGACATAAAACCGGATATCTTGGTTGTTCCACAGGATACTTATTTATCAAAAAACCAGCAGGGAAAGCTGCGCTGCGGCGATAACGGTATTTTCAAAGGAACACCACTTACACAGGAGCAGAAAAAGCTCTCTGAGATTGCCCGCAAAATTTACCGGGAATATCCTGCCGATGGCAAGTACATTCTGGACGGGGACAGGCTGATTATCTGTCAGAGCAATGCCGGCTCGGAAGCACTCCGCGCAGAGTATCCCCATGCAGAGATTAATCCGCTGGGAGACTGGACGGGAGGAACAGACGTAGATACGGGCGCTACAAACCGCAAACTCGGTTCTGATATGGCGGACTCTGTCACCGGAGGCGGACTTCACGGAAAGGATTTGTCAAAAGCGGATGTTTCTGTGAATATCCATGCGTTTCTGAAAGCGCAGCAGACAGGGAAACCCGTACAGCTTTGCTGTGCTATCGGCGATGAAGAGATTGACGGTATGCCGTATTCGGAAATTGTAGAGGAAGCGAAAGAATATATCCGGCACATCGGCGGTTTTGAAAAACTGGCAGAGTGGGGACTGTTTTGA
- a CDS encoding HdeD family acid-resistance protein — MSKINRNTGNLLTCILEILIGILLLVDPVGFTSGIIIIFGIVLVVGGIISTFGYFRADAETASQGNGLVKGILFVMLGLFCITKSEWFLVTFPVLTVFYGILTLVSGVSKVQWAVDMLRTRQKYWFVEVIGAVLTIVCAVLILTNPFASTDVLWTFIGITMIAEAVVDVAAFVLGRK, encoded by the coding sequence ATGAGTAAAATCAATCGCAATACCGGAAATCTTCTGACCTGTATTCTGGAAATTCTGATAGGAATTCTTCTTTTGGTTGACCCTGTTGGATTCACGTCCGGAATTATTATTATCTTTGGTATCGTCCTCGTGGTCGGTGGAATTATAAGCACGTTCGGATATTTCCGGGCAGATGCTGAGACCGCCTCGCAGGGAAACGGTCTGGTAAAGGGAATCCTGTTTGTTATGCTGGGACTTTTCTGCATTACAAAATCAGAGTGGTTTCTTGTCACATTCCCGGTGCTTACTGTTTTTTACGGAATACTGACTTTAGTCAGTGGTGTAAGCAAAGTGCAGTGGGCGGTAGATATGCTTCGTACCAGACAGAAATACTGGTTTGTTGAAGTTATTGGCGCGGTTCTGACGATTGTCTGCGCTGTTTTGATACTGACAAATCCGTTCGCATCAACGGATGTTCTGTGGACCTTTATAGGAATCACAATGATTGCCGAGGCAGTTGTGGATGTGGCGGCGTTTGTCCTAGGTCGCAAATAA
- a CDS encoding AraC family transcriptional regulator, with product MSFDILNPDFCLIPKEIYYVNWKKYHQDFHQHSKGCIEIDYIVDGSCTYHFCNHSVHLNRRSLFIHNGYNPHDYDVPESCLNMSILCMQEALEPNSGSFQNILSVFPYMQSFFNRLDSGIVLKNAGHLFSSVREINDTFQANEPLWHLNLLINKFIIDIMNAAYYQVPSRTYTEQVKNYIHYHYFEINSLDEIANHLSLNKIYMERLFKQETGMSVWTYLNNIRIEKSLYYLTELNIPIGNIDELVGIHSRQNFYLLFKKKYGISPAQYRKKYYKNK from the coding sequence GTGAGCTTTGATATTTTAAATCCGGATTTTTGTCTGATTCCAAAAGAAATTTACTACGTAAATTGGAAAAAGTATCATCAGGACTTTCACCAGCATAGCAAAGGATGCATAGAAATTGATTATATTGTAGATGGTTCATGCACCTATCATTTTTGTAATCATTCCGTCCATTTAAACCGTCGTTCTTTATTTATTCACAACGGATATAATCCTCACGACTATGACGTTCCCGAATCCTGTCTGAACATGAGTATTCTATGTATGCAGGAAGCACTGGAGCCAAATTCCGGCTCCTTCCAGAACATTCTCAGCGTTTTTCCTTATATGCAGAGCTTCTTTAATCGCCTGGATTCAGGCATCGTTCTAAAAAATGCCGGGCACCTGTTTTCCTCTGTCCGGGAAATTAACGATACGTTTCAGGCAAATGAACCTCTTTGGCATTTAAATCTATTGATAAACAAATTTATAATTGATATCATGAATGCAGCATATTATCAGGTGCCCTCCCGTACCTATACAGAACAAGTTAAAAACTATATCCATTATCATTATTTTGAAATTAATAGTCTTGATGAAATTGCGAATCATCTTTCTCTTAATAAAATATATATGGAGCGCCTTTTCAAGCAGGAAACCGGGATGAGTGTCTGGACTTACCTGAACAACATACGTATAGAAAAATCTCTTTATTATCTTACAGAACTAAATATTCCAATAGGTAACATTGATGAACTGGTCGGCATTCATTCAAGACAAAACTTCTATCTTTTATTTAAGAAAAAATATGGGATATCTCCGGCACAATATAGGAAAAAATACTATAAAAACAAATAA
- a CDS encoding ABC transporter substrate-binding protein, with protein MKRKLNKVMVGMIVTAAAVTCMAPMAYADDEVTLTYCTWNENQRDSIQATIDGFEAENPDIKVELQITPWGEYWTKLEAAATSGNMPDIVTMHTNQIERYVNGGVMAAMDDLADYDETFSYDNYDEGITDLYVYDGVHYGVPKDKDCVVLVYNKKLFDNAGVEYPTADWTWDDLDDAAAKLTDKENGIYGFNAYNNDQEAWGNFIYANGGDFLNEDGTASGLDTPEAMDAMNFFMELNEKYSPSKEMQAEVDAVSMFATGTVAMQTIGNWQLSYFIDNETIKDDFAIAMLPSTPDGKRSTISNGLALSIPADCKNMDAAKKFVAYASSQKGMEEAAEGPAIPCYNGVDEVWAEAHKDMYDTQVILDSLQFGKQLRGSEKKNEWGEIMYSYVGKIFDGTMNVEDAFTQASEEMNEVLTQ; from the coding sequence ATGAAAAGGAAATTAAACAAAGTAATGGTCGGAATGATTGTGACAGCAGCGGCGGTAACATGCATGGCACCGATGGCATATGCAGATGACGAGGTGACATTAACATATTGTACCTGGAATGAAAACCAGAGGGATTCTATCCAGGCTACGATTGATGGTTTTGAAGCAGAAAATCCCGATATTAAGGTTGAGCTTCAGATTACACCCTGGGGCGAGTATTGGACAAAACTGGAAGCTGCGGCAACCAGCGGAAACATGCCGGATATTGTGACCATGCATACAAATCAGATTGAGAGATATGTAAATGGTGGTGTTATGGCTGCTATGGACGACCTTGCAGATTATGATGAAACATTCAGCTATGACAATTATGATGAAGGAATTACTGACCTTTATGTTTATGATGGTGTACATTATGGCGTTCCCAAGGATAAGGACTGTGTTGTTCTGGTATATAATAAAAAGCTGTTCGATAATGCCGGGGTAGAATATCCGACTGCTGACTGGACCTGGGATGATCTGGATGATGCAGCGGCAAAGCTTACGGACAAGGAAAACGGTATTTATGGATTTAATGCTTACAATAATGACCAGGAGGCATGGGGCAACTTTATTTATGCAAATGGCGGTGATTTTTTGAATGAAGATGGAACAGCGTCTGGATTGGATACACCGGAAGCGATGGATGCTATGAATTTCTTTATGGAATTAAATGAAAAGTATTCTCCTTCCAAAGAAATGCAGGCGGAAGTTGATGCTGTATCGATGTTTGCGACAGGAACGGTGGCGATGCAGACGATTGGAAACTGGCAGCTTAGCTATTTTATAGATAATGAGACAATCAAAGATGATTTTGCAATCGCAATGCTTCCTTCGACCCCGGATGGAAAACGTTCTACAATAAGTAATGGACTGGCACTTTCCATTCCGGCAGACTGCAAAAATATGGATGCGGCAAAGAAATTCGTGGCATATGCAAGCTCACAGAAGGGAATGGAAGAGGCAGCAGAAGGACCGGCAATACCGTGCTATAATGGCGTGGATGAGGTATGGGCGGAAGCGCATAAGGATATGTACGACACACAGGTGATTCTGGACAGCCTGCAGTTTGGAAAGCAGCTCCGCGGAAGTGAAAAGAAAAATGAGTGGGGCGAGATTATGTATAGTTATGTAGGGAAGATTTTTGACGGAACTATGAATGTAGAAGACGCATTTACGCAGGCATCTGAGGAAATGAATGAAGTGCTTACACAGTAA
- a CDS encoding carbohydrate ABC transporter permease, with the protein MKKKVKHWAWGYMFVAPTIIGLIILNIWPIIETFILSFQKSLGFNRYEFSGLTNYIKVFSDPEVWTSLKNTFVFALISVPVGIFISLLVAWLLCKPIRGTSVYRMLFFLPMVAAPAAVTMVWTWIFNTEFGVLNYLLGFLGVQKISWLNDPRYTMFSIILIAIWSSMGQQIIILIVAIKNVPKVYYEAAELDGANERAKFFRIMMPLVSPNIFFLTVTGIIGALSQFDIVYMIYGTGNSSALDSVKTIMYQYYRAAFVSQDKPYASAIAVVTLVIIFALTVVQMKLQKKIVFYE; encoded by the coding sequence GTGAAGAAGAAAGTAAAGCACTGGGCATGGGGCTACATGTTTGTAGCCCCGACCATCATAGGATTGATTATATTAAATATCTGGCCAATAATAGAAACCTTTATTTTAAGCTTTCAGAAAAGTCTTGGTTTTAACCGGTATGAATTTTCCGGTCTGACAAATTACATAAAAGTGTTTTCTGACCCTGAAGTATGGACAAGCCTGAAAAATACGTTTGTTTTCGCTTTGATATCGGTTCCGGTTGGTATATTTATCAGCCTTCTGGTAGCATGGCTTTTATGTAAGCCGATTCGGGGGACATCTGTTTACCGCATGCTTTTCTTTCTGCCGATGGTAGCGGCACCGGCTGCTGTGACAATGGTATGGACATGGATTTTTAATACGGAGTTCGGGGTGCTGAATTATTTACTTGGCTTCCTTGGAGTGCAAAAGATATCCTGGCTGAATGACCCCCGTTACACCATGTTTTCTATTATTCTGATTGCAATCTGGAGCAGTATGGGGCAGCAGATTATTATTTTGATTGTAGCGATAAAAAATGTTCCGAAGGTATATTATGAAGCAGCAGAACTGGATGGAGCCAATGAAAGAGCAAAGTTTTTCAGGATTATGATGCCGCTTGTTTCACCAAATATTTTTTTCCTGACAGTAACCGGAATCATCGGAGCACTCAGTCAGTTTGATATTGTGTATATGATTTATGGAACAGGTAATTCATCGGCGCTGGATTCCGTGAAAACAATCATGTATCAATACTATCGGGCAGCTTTTGTATCACAGGACAAGCCGTATGCGTCTGCCATTGCAGTTGTGACACTGGTCATTATTTTTGCACTGACGGTAGTTCAGATGAAGCTTCAGAAGAAGATTGTATTTTATGAATAG
- a CDS encoding carbohydrate ABC transporter permease produces the protein MKSKKRYPAVHLILILLGMVMVFPFIWMILSSFKTVGEQMSLPIKIFPSSFTYTENYKQALEAVPFVKLYINTLLMIAGRCICAILFSSMAGYGFARFQFPGKNLLFMLVLIQMMVPGQVFIIPQYQMLSKLGMLNTIFALIFPGLVSAYGTFLLRQQYMSLPKELEEAAVLDGCNPWQTFTKIMLPVTRSSISALGVFTALFAWKDLMWPLIANNDIDKMSLAPGLSVLQGVCMTNKGALMAGSVIATVPMVILYFVFQKQFMEGVAQSGIKG, from the coding sequence ATGAAATCGAAAAAAAGATATCCGGCAGTGCATCTGATTCTTATCCTTTTGGGTATGGTAATGGTTTTTCCATTTATCTGGATGATTTTGTCTTCTTTTAAAACTGTTGGTGAGCAAATGTCCCTGCCAATTAAAATTTTTCCGTCGAGCTTCACCTATACGGAAAATTATAAGCAGGCTCTGGAAGCGGTACCTTTTGTGAAGCTGTATATAAATACTCTGTTAATGATTGCCGGAAGATGTATCTGTGCAATTCTGTTTTCAAGTATGGCTGGATATGGATTTGCAAGATTTCAGTTTCCGGGAAAAAATCTGTTATTTATGCTGGTATTAATTCAGATGATGGTGCCGGGACAGGTATTTATTATTCCACAATACCAGATGCTGTCAAAACTGGGGATGCTGAACACCATATTTGCATTGATTTTCCCAGGGCTGGTCAGCGCTTATGGAACGTTTCTGCTCAGACAGCAGTATATGTCTTTGCCCAAAGAGCTGGAAGAAGCTGCCGTATTAGATGGATGCAATCCCTGGCAGACCTTTACAAAAATTATGCTCCCGGTTACACGTTCCAGCATTTCGGCTTTAGGTGTTTTTACTGCACTTTTTGCATGGAAGGATTTGATGTGGCCGTTAATTGCAAATAATGACATCGACAAAATGTCTCTTGCTCCTGGTCTTTCTGTCCTGCAGGGTGTTTGTATGACAAATAAAGGTGCTCTGATGGCAGGAAGTGTAATTGCCACAGTTCCGATGGTTATTTTGTATTTTGTTTTTCAGAAACAATTTATGGAAGGAGTTGCCCAGTCGGGCATTAAGGGATAA